One stretch of Tepidibacter hydrothermalis DNA includes these proteins:
- a CDS encoding accessory gene regulator B family protein, whose product MNFIYKTTDTIFDSIKPYIKNKSEDDLEIAKYGLNLFLMELYKLPIFLGLAYFLGMLKYSILSYLLFGFIRGKAHGIHMKNGKLCLFYSCISFFSLIYISRLLSLTISIKLCISTFILYILYKYAPADTEQRPLLNALTRKKKKISSILVGIIYIILSLVCTTQTISNIFLFVMLLECIAIHPITYKIFDRRYKNYEDFE is encoded by the coding sequence ATGAATTTTATTTATAAGACAACCGACACTATATTCGATTCAATAAAACCTTATATAAAAAACAAATCTGAAGATGATTTAGAAATTGCCAAGTATGGTCTAAATCTTTTTTTAATGGAGCTTTATAAACTTCCTATATTTTTAGGACTTGCTTATTTTTTAGGCATGCTTAAGTACAGTATTTTAAGTTATCTATTATTTGGATTTATCAGAGGTAAAGCGCATGGTATACATATGAAAAATGGAAAGTTGTGTCTTTTTTATAGCTGTATATCATTTTTTAGTTTAATTTACATATCCAGGCTACTATCGCTTACTATAAGTATTAAATTATGTATATCTACATTCATACTATATATACTATATAAATACGCTCCAGCAGATACAGAACAAAGACCTTTGCTCAATGCATTAACTAGAAAAAAGAAAAAAATTTCCTCTATTTTAGTTGGAATTATATACATTATTCTATCTTTAGTCTGCACAACTCAAACAATATCTAATATATTCTTATTTGTGATGTTATTAGAGTGTATAGCTATACACCCTATTACATATAAAATATTTGACAGGAGGTATAAAAACTATGAAGATTTCGAATAA
- a CDS encoding sensor histidine kinase has protein sequence MNEMINVYDFIMTGLFSYFFIYVFKKFEGNIEKNLRLEVKYVLLITLVDFIMNIVAVKPIRLGVYYILLEVAIYYIIRKKKDNFFLSYILTFWIFQIADIGAGLFLYKSNIVPKVLTENMYFNIIIPNILVVAVSIVLCNILLKFKEINKKIISEEEKFLWVYINAFILVYMSYIYMYNDSKNMQNIITVTFVLVFFLFISYLIFMVMNKLDIEKSEKKYIQIYNNIIEESLDSMREYKHDQNNILLSIGGFLAKDDMNGLKKYFYEDICKNQKINNKKLYGLNKINNSPIKGLMSFKVSKAISNKINLNIDISDDISNFYVEDIDMCKIFGILLDNAMEASMESYEKILNIGISNKKSEINIIISNSFKNKPDINKIFDKGYSTKGENRGLGLNTVKKLSKTKYTNMCINTRIEYELFKVELILKK, from the coding sequence ATGAATGAAATGATTAATGTGTATGATTTTATAATGACAGGTTTATTTAGTTACTTTTTTATTTATGTATTCAAAAAATTTGAGGGGAATATAGAGAAGAATTTAAGATTAGAAGTAAAGTATGTGCTGTTAATAACATTAGTAGATTTTATTATGAATATAGTAGCTGTTAAACCTATAAGACTGGGAGTATATTATATACTTTTAGAAGTAGCTATATATTATATAATAAGAAAAAAGAAAGATAACTTTTTTTTATCTTATATTTTGACCTTTTGGATATTTCAAATAGCAGATATAGGTGCAGGACTTTTTTTATATAAAAGCAATATCGTTCCTAAAGTGCTAACTGAAAACATGTATTTTAATATAATAATACCTAATATATTGGTGGTTGCTGTATCTATAGTGTTATGTAACATTTTATTGAAATTTAAAGAGATAAATAAAAAGATAATTTCTGAAGAGGAAAAATTCCTTTGGGTATACATAAATGCTTTTATATTAGTTTATATGAGTTACATATATATGTATAATGATTCGAAAAATATGCAAAATATAATTACTGTTACATTTGTACTGGTATTTTTTCTTTTCATAAGCTATCTCATATTTATGGTAATGAACAAATTAGATATTGAAAAAAGCGAAAAGAAATATATACAAATATACAATAATATTATAGAAGAATCTTTAGATAGTATGAGAGAATATAAGCATGATCAGAATAATATATTGTTATCAATTGGCGGATTTTTAGCAAAAGATGATATGAATGGATTAAAGAAGTATTTTTATGAGGATATATGTAAGAACCAAAAGATAAACAATAAGAAGCTATACGGACTTAATAAAATAAATAATAGTCCTATAAAAGGTTTGATGAGTTTTAAAGTTTCAAAAGCTATTTCAAATAAAATAAATTTGAATATAGATATAAGTGATGATATTAGCAATTTTTACGTAGAAGATATAGATATGTGTAAAATATTTGGAATATTACTTGATAATGCAATGGAAGCAAGTATGGAATCATATGAAAAAATATTAAATATTGGCATATCAAATAAAAAATCTGAGATTAATATAATTATATCGAATTCATTTAAAAATAAACCTGATATCAATAAAATATTTGATAAGGGATATTCTACTAAGGGCGAAAATAGAGGATTAGGTCTTAATACCGTAAAGAAATTATCAAAAACTAAGTATACTAATATGTGCATAAATACAAGAATAGAATATGAATTATTTAAGGTAGAACTTATATTAAAAAAATAG
- a CDS encoding sensor histidine kinase, with translation MYYVCLFVVTFLCTYSFSFVFKILEDYKHYNRSYEINDDDTDKVFWIYIVFVTMLFIVVVYYYENIDKNLNQFIVFFIFLFICCSLLSYFVYLVVDKLYKEKSQKKDIQLYANMIEESLENLRAFKHDYRNTLMCISGYIASKNMEGLEKYFYENLVNDKYINNSIYGSININNIPLKGLINLKASKASSLGIDFNLNIEQYIEDFILKDVDICKIFGILIDNAIEASVESKEKIINININEENEKIIIKISNTYNLKPDLNNIFIKGYSTKGRDRGLGLDIVKKINDKQYTNMNMNTYIKEDLFNQEIIIDKK, from the coding sequence ATGTATTATGTTTGTTTATTTGTTGTAACATTTTTATGTACATATTCATTTTCATTTGTATTTAAAATTTTAGAAGATTATAAGCATTATAATAGATCTTATGAAATTAATGATGATGATACAGATAAAGTATTTTGGATATACATTGTATTTGTAACTATGCTATTTATAGTAGTGGTATACTATTATGAAAACATAGATAAAAATCTAAATCAGTTTATAGTATTTTTTATATTCTTATTTATATGTTGTTCGCTTTTAAGTTATTTTGTATACTTAGTAGTAGATAAGTTATATAAGGAAAAAAGCCAAAAGAAAGATATTCAGTTATATGCTAATATGATAGAGGAATCTCTTGAGAATCTGAGAGCATTTAAGCATGATTATAGGAATACCTTGATGTGTATAAGTGGTTATATAGCTAGCAAAAATATGGAAGGATTAGAAAAATACTTTTATGAAAATCTGGTTAATGATAAATATATAAACAACAGTATATATGGAAGTATAAATATAAATAATATACCTCTTAAAGGATTGATAAATTTAAAAGCATCAAAAGCAAGTTCTTTGGGAATTGATTTTAACTTGAATATAGAACAATACATAGAAGACTTTATTTTAAAAGACGTTGATATATGCAAGATATTTGGTATATTAATAGATAATGCTATAGAGGCTAGTGTGGAATCTAAAGAAAAGATAATAAATATTAATATCAATGAAGAAAATGAAAAAATAATTATAAAAATTTCAAACACATACAATTTAAAACCTGATTTAAATAATATATTTATAAAAGGATATTCTACTAAAGGGAGAGATAGAGGACTAGGTCTTGATATAGTTAAAAAAATTAATGATAAACAGTATACAAATATGAATATGAATACATATATAAAAGAAGATTTATTTAATCAAGAAATAATTATAGATAAAAAATAG